Proteins encoded in a region of the Acomys russatus chromosome 14, mAcoRus1.1, whole genome shotgun sequence genome:
- the Icam4 gene encoding intercellular adhesion molecule 4, translating into MESIFLLPSLLLMAVYPRGGSPQHEWMQNPPVPSVTSVPFLVHLNPELQAVPPGYSVWLNCSHSCPLPAHSSLHTQLQQGKTLNGSGWVSYQLLDVRAWISKVRCIVTCAGETQEATARITAFSEGNRGSGRAGMRGEGWRKWVVGSCFRRCLVGLTLLALEPPRSVILEPPVLVGHTYTLRCYVTHVFPVGFLVVSLRRGGQVVHFQNLEHFTRSDLANVTLIYPKRAGPNDLLQPLTCHARLNLDGLVVHRSSAPVMLTVLALSPASIALTSTSIAAVVGMLLVGIVYVRKCLAVQTQL; encoded by the exons ATGGAGTCTATCTTTTTGCTCCCGTCGCTTTTGCTGATGGCCGTCTATCCCAGGGGTGGGAGCCCCCAGCATGAGTGGATGCAAAACCCTCCAGTGCCTTCTGTGACCTCAGTGcctttcttggtgcatctaaatccGGAGTTGCAGGCTGTGCCTCCGGGATACTCGGTGTGGCTTAACTGCAGCCACAGCTGCCCCCTGCCGGCGCATTCCAGCCTGCACACTCAGCTGCAGCAAGGAAAGACACTCAACGGATCCGGCTGGGTATCTTACCAACTACTGGATGTGAGGGCCTGGATTTCCAAGGTGCGCTGCATCGTCACCTGCGCAGGAGAAACGCAGGAGGCCACCGCCAGGATCACCGCTTTCAGTGAGGGAAACCGGGGCTCAGGCCGGGCTGGGATGAGGGGAGAAGGGTGGAGGAAGTGGGTAGTTGGCAGTTGCTTTAGGAGGTGCCTTGTGGGCCTTACCCTTCTTGCCTTAGAACCGCCGAGAAGCGTGATCCTGGAGCCTCCGGTCCTAGTTGGCCACACATACACTTTGCGCTGCTATGTAACGCATGTGTTCCCCGTGGGGTTCTTGGTGGTGAGCCTGAGGAGAGGTGGCCAGGTGGTTCATTTTCAAAATCTGGAGCACTTCACCCGCTCAGATCTGGCTAATGTCACTTTGATCTACCCGAAGCGGGCTGGACCCAATGACCTATTACAACCACTCACCTGCCATGCACGCCTCAATCTCGACGGGTTAGTGGTGCACAGAAGCTCGGCGCCTGTTATGCTGACGGTCCTCG CTTTGAGTCCAGCCTCCATAGCCTTGACCTCTACCTCCATCGCAGCCGTGGTGGGGATGCTCCTGGTGGGGATTGTCTACGTGCGCAAGTGCCTGGCCGTGCAGACACAGTTATAG